The following proteins are encoded in a genomic region of Rudaeicoccus suwonensis:
- a CDS encoding heavy metal translocating P-type ATPase: MSTSSIETAPTQQTELVIDGMTCSSCAHRIEKKLNALDGVEATVNFAMETARVRHQPSISTDTLLDTVATAGYSASLPAANVEQDDDRPGEADLLRRRLLVTWVLAAPVIVLSMVPAWQFRNWQWLSLVLTAPVVVWGGLPFHRAAWTNARHGASTMDTLVSIGTIAAFGWSLYALFIGHAGTPGMRHTFSLTVSPHEAANSIYLEAAAGVTAFLLTGRYLEARSKRTAGSALRALLELGAKDAAVLRDGVEVRVPVGELVVGDRFVVRPGEKVATDGEVVEGASAIDASSVTGESVPVDVGVGDAVTGGTVNAGGRVVVRATRVGADTALAQLARLVQDAQSGKAQVQRLADRVAGVFVPVVMGLAVLTFVGWLVLGGSAAAGFTAAVAVLVVACPCALGLATPTALLVGTGRGAQLGLLIKGPEVLESTRRVDTVLLDKTGTVTMGVMAVNEVLPLAGDDAGEVLLLAGAVEAGSQHPIAQAIAGAASTSSLPPVESFESSDGLGVSGTVAGKDVVVGRPALLQRNGFELPQALEAVMRTAEAAGRTVIVVGWGGTARGVISLADEVKPTSAEAISRLKQLRLRPVLLTGDNQAVADAVARQVGIDEVIAGVLPTDKAAVVARLQQEGRVVAMVGDGVNDSAALAQADLGLAMGTGTDAAIEASDLTLVSGDLRGAADAIRLSRSTLRTIKSNLFWAFGYNVVAIPLAMTGRLGPMVAGLAMAFSSVFVVLNSLRLRGFRPLS, from the coding sequence ATGTCGACCAGCAGCATCGAAACCGCACCAACGCAGCAGACCGAACTCGTCATCGACGGTATGACGTGCTCGTCGTGCGCCCACCGGATCGAGAAAAAGCTCAACGCTCTCGACGGCGTCGAGGCGACAGTGAACTTCGCGATGGAAACCGCCCGGGTGCGGCATCAGCCGTCGATTTCGACGGACACGCTGCTGGACACCGTTGCCACTGCCGGCTATTCGGCATCGCTGCCGGCTGCGAACGTCGAGCAGGACGACGACCGCCCGGGCGAGGCCGACCTGTTGCGCCGGCGGCTGCTGGTCACCTGGGTGCTCGCCGCTCCCGTGATCGTGCTGTCGATGGTGCCTGCCTGGCAGTTCCGCAACTGGCAGTGGCTGTCGCTCGTGCTCACCGCGCCCGTGGTGGTGTGGGGAGGGCTGCCCTTCCATCGAGCCGCCTGGACCAACGCCCGGCACGGCGCATCGACCATGGACACTCTCGTGAGTATCGGCACGATCGCGGCCTTCGGCTGGTCGCTGTACGCGTTGTTCATCGGGCACGCCGGGACGCCGGGGATGCGTCATACGTTCTCGTTGACCGTGTCCCCCCACGAAGCGGCGAACTCGATCTACCTGGAGGCGGCGGCGGGTGTCACGGCGTTCTTGCTGACCGGGCGCTATCTGGAAGCGCGGTCTAAGCGGACTGCCGGATCCGCCTTGCGGGCGTTGCTCGAACTCGGCGCCAAGGACGCCGCTGTCCTGCGTGATGGTGTGGAGGTGCGTGTGCCGGTGGGCGAACTCGTCGTGGGCGATCGTTTCGTCGTGCGGCCGGGGGAGAAGGTCGCCACCGACGGTGAGGTTGTCGAGGGGGCCTCGGCGATCGATGCCTCGTCCGTGACCGGCGAGTCGGTGCCCGTCGATGTGGGAGTGGGCGACGCTGTGACCGGTGGCACGGTGAACGCGGGTGGTCGTGTCGTGGTGCGCGCAACACGCGTCGGCGCTGACACGGCTCTGGCGCAGCTGGCGCGGCTGGTGCAGGACGCGCAGAGCGGCAAGGCGCAGGTGCAACGGCTGGCCGATCGCGTGGCCGGGGTGTTCGTCCCGGTCGTGATGGGTCTAGCGGTGCTGACCTTCGTCGGCTGGCTGGTGCTGGGCGGATCCGCAGCGGCTGGATTCACGGCAGCGGTGGCTGTTCTGGTGGTCGCGTGTCCCTGCGCGCTCGGACTTGCGACACCGACGGCGCTGCTGGTCGGCACCGGCCGCGGTGCGCAACTAGGCCTGCTCATCAAAGGCCCTGAGGTGCTCGAGAGCACCCGTCGCGTCGATACGGTGCTGCTGGACAAGACCGGCACGGTGACCATGGGTGTCATGGCGGTGAACGAGGTGCTGCCGCTGGCCGGCGACGATGCCGGTGAGGTGCTGTTGCTCGCGGGGGCGGTCGAAGCCGGCTCGCAGCACCCGATCGCGCAGGCGATCGCAGGGGCGGCCTCGACGTCCTCATTGCCACCGGTCGAATCCTTTGAGAGCAGTGACGGTCTCGGCGTCAGTGGGACGGTCGCGGGCAAAGACGTCGTCGTAGGACGCCCGGCGCTTTTGCAGCGCAATGGTTTCGAACTCCCGCAGGCGCTTGAAGCCGTGATGCGGACTGCCGAGGCGGCCGGTCGCACGGTGATCGTCGTGGGGTGGGGCGGTACGGCGCGGGGTGTCATCAGCCTGGCGGATGAGGTGAAACCGACGTCGGCTGAAGCGATTTCACGGTTGAAGCAGTTGCGGCTGCGCCCGGTGCTGCTGACGGGCGACAACCAGGCGGTCGCCGACGCCGTCGCGCGCCAGGTCGGGATCGACGAGGTCATCGCCGGCGTGCTGCCGACGGACAAAGCGGCCGTGGTTGCGCGGCTGCAGCAGGAGGGTCGAGTCGTCGCGATGGTCGGCGACGGCGTCAACGATTCCGCCGCACTGGCGCAGGCCGACCTCGGACTGGCGATGGGCACCGGCACCGACGCGGCGATCGAGGCGAGCGACCTGACGCTCGTCAGCGGAGATCTGCGCGGCGCTGCCGACGCAATTCGGCTGTCGCGGAGCACCCTGCGGACGATCAAATCGAATCTGTTCTGGGCGTTCGGCTACAACGTGGTGGCGATCCCGCTGGCAATGACCGGGCGCCTCGGTCCGATGGTGGCCGGCCTGGCCATGGCGTTCTCGTCAGTCTTCGTCGTGCTGAACTCGTTGCGGTTGCGAGGTTTTCGGCCGCTGTCCTGA
- the efeU gene encoding iron uptake transporter permease EfeU, whose protein sequence is MNWSEAVPNLLIGLREGLEAGLIVTILLAAVRKAAPVGQRASTTPVWLGIAGAVSLSLSAATVLTFATDSLSSRAQELVGGILSVLAVCLVTVMIFWMRRTARTLSGEINTKVTEALALGTGALTLTAFLAVSREGLETMLFLWTAAKAAGDTVAPIVGAAIGIAIAIALCILLYRRAVKFNLGTFFSRTAVLLIVIAAGVLAYGLGDLQDAGLLPGSNWIAWDLTGHIDPGSWWVTLIQGVTELAPRMTVLQVVAWVVYLAIVLTTFVLAGRTATTPAAKAVAQSADSAVPDESDTADDEPAAVAAAPVPLSQRFGRLAGDRPLATGAAFVLTPAILAGIALAVIPRSNATTSAVTVTGSKCADGWSSPGTGSQTFAVTNKSSNAGEIMLLDSSGAIAGEIETLGPATTANLTASLSSGSYTFECRMANGKTLQSSAVSVSGASSASGPAPYKPATLAELQPAATAYQAYVRPKLNTLQQQVNTIEADLRSGDMAKARTDWLPAQLTWEQVGAAYDSFGDLGDAIDGLPWGLQNGVNDKDFTGLHRLEYGLWHGQSASTLLGVTTDLHANITKLIGQLPKITIDPTDMPIRAHEILEDAQRDKMVGTDDFGSGAMYPETSADVAATRVVLSMLAPQITSRRPQLVKTITSQLNSLDAALDATKHGDAWRPMSQVPLSAQQQVNAQLGNVLESLSLVPDLLEVPPNS, encoded by the coding sequence GTGAACTGGAGTGAGGCGGTCCCCAACCTGTTGATCGGGTTGCGCGAGGGACTCGAAGCCGGATTGATCGTGACGATCCTGCTGGCGGCGGTGCGCAAGGCAGCACCGGTGGGTCAACGTGCGTCGACCACTCCTGTCTGGCTCGGCATCGCCGGGGCGGTCAGCCTCTCGCTCAGCGCCGCAACGGTGCTGACCTTCGCAACAGACTCGCTCTCCTCCCGCGCCCAAGAGCTCGTCGGCGGCATCTTGTCGGTGCTGGCGGTCTGTCTGGTGACGGTCATGATCTTCTGGATGCGGCGGACTGCCCGCACTCTCTCCGGCGAGATCAACACCAAGGTCACCGAGGCGCTGGCTCTCGGCACCGGTGCCCTGACGCTCACGGCCTTCCTCGCCGTGAGCCGCGAGGGCCTGGAGACCATGCTGTTCCTGTGGACGGCCGCCAAGGCTGCCGGGGACACCGTCGCGCCCATCGTCGGCGCCGCCATCGGCATCGCGATCGCCATCGCGCTGTGCATCCTGCTGTACCGCCGCGCGGTGAAGTTCAACCTCGGCACGTTCTTCTCGCGCACCGCGGTCCTGCTCATCGTCATCGCCGCGGGCGTGCTCGCCTACGGCCTGGGCGACCTGCAGGACGCCGGCCTGCTGCCCGGCAGCAACTGGATCGCCTGGGATCTCACCGGCCACATCGATCCGGGGTCGTGGTGGGTGACGCTCATCCAGGGCGTCACCGAGCTCGCGCCGCGTATGACGGTGCTGCAGGTCGTCGCCTGGGTGGTCTACCTGGCGATCGTCCTGACGACCTTCGTGCTCGCCGGGCGCACAGCGACGACACCAGCCGCGAAAGCCGTTGCTCAGTCAGCTGATTCAGCTGTGCCGGATGAGTCCGACACAGCCGACGACGAGCCCGCGGCAGTGGCTGCGGCGCCGGTCCCGCTGTCGCAGCGCTTTGGGCGTCTTGCCGGCGACCGGCCGTTGGCCACGGGTGCAGCCTTCGTGCTGACTCCCGCCATCCTCGCCGGCATCGCCCTCGCGGTGATCCCGCGCAGCAATGCCACCACCAGCGCGGTCACGGTGACCGGTTCCAAGTGCGCCGACGGCTGGTCGTCACCCGGCACCGGTTCGCAGACCTTCGCCGTGACCAACAAGTCCTCCAACGCCGGCGAGATCATGCTGCTGGACAGCTCTGGCGCCATCGCCGGAGAGATCGAGACGCTCGGCCCTGCCACGACCGCGAACCTCACTGCCAGTCTCAGCTCGGGCAGCTACACCTTCGAGTGCCGGATGGCCAACGGCAAGACGCTGCAGTCGTCGGCCGTCTCGGTCAGCGGTGCCAGCTCCGCGAGCGGGCCCGCGCCATACAAACCGGCCACGCTCGCCGAGCTGCAGCCGGCGGCAACGGCATACCAGGCGTATGTCCGTCCGAAGCTGAACACCCTTCAGCAGCAGGTGAACACGATCGAAGCCGACCTGCGCTCCGGCGACATGGCCAAGGCGCGCACCGACTGGCTGCCGGCTCAGCTGACGTGGGAGCAGGTGGGCGCGGCATACGACAGCTTCGGCGATCTCGGGGACGCGATCGACGGACTCCCGTGGGGGCTGCAGAACGGCGTGAACGACAAAGACTTCACCGGCCTGCACCGTCTTGAGTACGGCCTGTGGCACGGTCAATCCGCGAGCACCCTGCTCGGCGTGACGACCGACCTGCACGCCAACATCACCAAGCTGATCGGTCAGCTGCCGAAGATCACGATCGACCCGACCGACATGCCGATTCGCGCACACGAGATCCTTGAGGACGCCCAGCGCGACAAGATGGTCGGCACCGACGACTTCGGTTCGGGCGCAATGTATCCAGAGACCTCTGCCGACGTGGCCGCCACCCGGGTCGTGCTGTCGATGCTCGCGCCGCAGATCACCAGCCGCCGTCCGCAGTTGGTCAAAACCATCACATCGCAACTCAATTCGCTCGATGCCGCTCTCGACGCGACCAAGCATGGTGACGCATGGCGCCCGATGAGCCAGGTGCCGCTCTCCGCTCAGCAGCAGGTGAACGCCCAGTTGGGGAACGTGCTCGAGAGCCTCTCACTCGTGCCCGACCTGCTCGAAGTGCCGCCGAACTCATGA
- the efeB gene encoding iron uptake transporter deferrochelatase/peroxidase subunit — translation MTFSRRNFLGGVGAGAAGSALTAGLMVGGSRADAAGTQANSMTTESSYDMYGEHQAGIERPGPSSKQPSASYVSFDLTATSKSDAADLMQTITDRLRNLTKGGAAPNLGPGQPPSDSDVLGPDIPADGLTGTVGFGASMFDERYGLASRKPVKLTPMRVFPNDKLEDAWTHGDLMLQLCANHQDTVHHALRDILKHTRGGMQIRWRMEGYNSPSRPTGTGRNLLGFKDGTANPTGTTASSLIWTDDPAEPAWAKGGTYQVVRLIRMFTEFWDRVSITEQEGMFGRRRDSGAPLDGNNEFDTPDYAKDPKGNVIPTDSHIRLANPRTPATANQMLVRRSYNYDLGVDTNGNLQSGHIFVCYQQDVQRQFEAIQTRLIDEPLVDYVQPFGGGYFFVAPGVQDSNDWLGRGLFT, via the coding sequence ATGACTTTCAGCCGCCGCAACTTCCTCGGAGGAGTCGGCGCCGGGGCCGCAGGCTCAGCGCTCACCGCCGGTCTCATGGTGGGTGGATCACGCGCCGACGCCGCTGGCACACAAGCGAATTCGATGACGACCGAGTCGTCGTACGACATGTATGGCGAGCACCAGGCCGGAATCGAGCGCCCCGGCCCGAGCAGCAAGCAGCCATCGGCGAGCTACGTCTCGTTCGACCTGACCGCAACCTCGAAGTCGGACGCTGCCGACCTGATGCAGACCATCACCGACCGGCTGCGCAATCTGACGAAGGGCGGGGCGGCGCCGAACCTCGGACCGGGTCAGCCGCCGTCGGATTCCGACGTCCTCGGCCCCGACATCCCCGCTGACGGCCTCACCGGCACAGTCGGATTCGGTGCCAGCATGTTCGACGAGCGCTACGGCCTGGCCTCCCGCAAGCCGGTCAAGCTCACGCCGATGCGCGTGTTCCCAAACGACAAGTTGGAGGATGCGTGGACCCACGGTGACCTGATGCTGCAGTTGTGCGCCAACCACCAAGACACCGTCCACCATGCGCTGCGCGACATCCTCAAACACACTCGCGGCGGCATGCAGATCCGTTGGCGCATGGAGGGTTACAACTCTCCGTCGCGCCCGACCGGCACCGGCCGCAACCTGCTCGGCTTCAAGGACGGCACGGCGAATCCGACTGGCACGACGGCGAGTTCGCTGATCTGGACCGATGACCCGGCAGAACCCGCATGGGCCAAGGGCGGCACCTACCAGGTGGTGCGGCTCATCCGCATGTTCACCGAGTTCTGGGATCGTGTCTCGATCACCGAGCAGGAGGGCATGTTCGGCCGTCGCCGCGACAGCGGTGCACCGCTGGACGGCAACAACGAGTTCGACACACCGGACTACGCCAAGGACCCCAAGGGAAACGTCATACCGACCGATTCGCACATCAGGCTGGCCAACCCGCGCACCCCGGCGACCGCCAATCAGATGCTCGTACGCCGTTCGTACAACTACGATCTCGGTGTCGACACCAACGGCAACCTGCAGTCCGGTCACATCTTCGTTTGTTACCAGCAGGACGTGCAGCGCCAGTTCGAGGCGATCCAGACGCGCTTGATCGACGAGCCGCTGGTCGACTACGTCCAGCCCTTCGGCGGCGGTTACTTCTTCGTCGCCCCCGGTGTGCAGGACTCCAACGACTGGCTCGGCCGCGGGCTGTTCACCTGA
- a CDS encoding PTS transporter subunit EIIB, with product MIEADQILAGLGGAANIVDVQACVTRVRCEVRDPAEVDEAALTAAGAVSVITTDNAVHVVVGAQSAALVDDIEDLM from the coding sequence ATGATCGAAGCGGACCAGATTCTCGCCGGCCTCGGCGGCGCCGCCAACATCGTCGATGTGCAGGCGTGCGTCACCCGGGTGCGCTGTGAGGTGCGTGATCCGGCCGAGGTCGACGAGGCGGCACTGACAGCGGCCGGCGCAGTGAGCGTGATCACGACGGACAACGCGGTGCATGTCGTCGTCGGTGCGCAGTCGGCCGCGTTGGTCGACGACATCGAAGACCTCATGTGA
- a CDS encoding PTS sugar transporter subunit IIA yields the protein MTTRRLDLLAPYDGRVIPLSRVPDPVLSTAVLGASVAIDPVRRAGEVLSPVTGHVAVAHHHAFVVQPDAGPAALVHLGIDTVRLNGRGFEGLATVDDQVAAGAPVIRWDPGVVAARGFSPLIVLVLLDTPTAELTTASSSAAAGQLLARFD from the coding sequence GTGACGACGAGACGGCTCGACCTGCTCGCGCCGTATGACGGTCGCGTCATTCCGCTGTCGCGGGTGCCCGATCCGGTGCTGTCGACGGCGGTGCTCGGGGCATCTGTGGCCATCGACCCGGTGCGACGTGCCGGCGAGGTGTTGTCACCGGTGACTGGTCACGTCGCCGTAGCGCATCACCACGCGTTCGTCGTACAACCCGATGCCGGGCCGGCCGCGCTGGTGCACCTCGGCATCGACACGGTGCGTCTGAACGGGCGGGGCTTCGAGGGGTTGGCCACCGTGGATGACCAGGTGGCGGCGGGGGCTCCCGTCATACGTTGGGATCCGGGAGTTGTTGCAGCGAGAGGATTTTCACCTCTGATCGTGCTGGTGTTGCTGGACACTCCGACGGCCGAACTGACAACGGCCTCGTCGTCCGCCGCAGCCGGTCAGCTCTTGGCGCGGTTCGATTGA
- a CDS encoding alpha/beta fold hydrolase yields MTDRHPACFLGRAGRDALDIERAVVAGDDWGGRAACIAAALFPERVRGLVTVGGYNIQDIEHSDSPASPEWEKTYWYQYYFHSERGRNGLAAHREALCALLWRDWSPTWTGAAEAFAASAPSLHNPDFVDVVIHSYRHRYGLAPGDEQYAELERRLATHPTISTPTIVLESGAAGVAGASAAEDRRRFDGPFDQRLLPKVGHNVPQEDPGSFSQAVLSLLE; encoded by the coding sequence ATCACCGACCGTCACCCGGCGTGCTTTCTCGGCCGGGCCGGGCGCGACGCTCTCGACATCGAACGCGCAGTGGTGGCCGGCGATGACTGGGGCGGCCGTGCGGCGTGCATCGCCGCAGCGCTCTTCCCCGAACGCGTTCGCGGCCTCGTCACCGTGGGCGGGTACAACATCCAGGACATCGAGCATTCCGACTCCCCAGCATCGCCCGAGTGGGAGAAGACCTACTGGTATCAGTACTACTTCCACTCGGAACGCGGCCGGAACGGCCTCGCGGCGCATCGCGAAGCTCTCTGCGCATTGCTGTGGCGCGACTGGTCACCCACATGGACCGGCGCGGCTGAGGCGTTCGCCGCTTCCGCGCCCTCGTTGCACAACCCCGACTTCGTCGACGTCGTGATCCACTCATACCGTCACCGTTACGGCCTCGCACCAGGAGACGAGCAGTATGCCGAACTCGAGCGTCGCCTGGCCACACACCCGACGATCAGCACGCCGACCATCGTCCTGGAAAGTGGAGCCGCCGGAGTCGCCGGCGCGAGCGCGGCCGAGGATCGCCGGCGTTTCGACGGGCCGTTCGATCAGCGGTTGCTGCCGAAGGTCGGCCACAATGTCCCGCAGGAAGACCCCGGCTCGTTCTCGCAGGCAGTGCTCTCACTGCTCGAATGA
- a CDS encoding HAD family hydrolase → MTQRASSGCGCDHDAMITVVLFDLDGVVRHFDPRHVVAIEQRHDLPRGAIEAVAFSSPLIDEVTTGRVSRQQWIQRIGERLGKPVAAQDWGAQPFVADGALLALADELRAAGRTTAILTNGTDTISAESETLGLPEHFDHIFNSADIGYAKPDQRAFEHVLRALDVAADAVFFTDDSEAKLAGATSLGMTTQLFTDVVSLRNALRESGVPVATARRTTRSFEQ, encoded by the coding sequence ATGACGCAACGCGCTTCCAGCGGCTGCGGATGCGACCATGACGCCATGATCACCGTGGTGCTGTTCGACCTCGACGGCGTCGTGCGCCACTTCGACCCACGCCACGTCGTCGCGATCGAGCAGCGTCACGATCTGCCGCGCGGAGCGATCGAGGCGGTTGCGTTCAGCAGCCCACTGATCGACGAGGTGACGACGGGTCGAGTCTCGCGGCAGCAATGGATCCAGCGAATCGGCGAACGCTTGGGCAAGCCTGTCGCAGCGCAGGATTGGGGCGCCCAGCCCTTCGTGGCGGATGGCGCTCTGCTGGCGCTCGCGGACGAGTTGCGCGCTGCCGGCCGGACGACCGCGATCCTCACCAATGGCACCGACACCATCTCGGCTGAGAGCGAAACACTAGGTCTGCCAGAGCATTTCGACCACATCTTCAACTCCGCCGACATTGGTTATGCGAAGCCGGACCAACGCGCATTTGAGCACGTGCTACGCGCTCTGGACGTTGCCGCCGACGCGGTCTTCTTCACCGACGACTCCGAAGCGAAACTGGCGGGCGCCACGTCGTTGGGTATGACGACGCAGCTGTTCACCGACGTCGTATCGCTGCGAAATGCGTTGCGCGAGAGCGGTGTTCCGGTGGCGACAGCGCGCCGGACGACACGGTCATTCGAGCAGTGA
- a CDS encoding GH25 family lysozyme codes for MLSKTVGVCAVAAALVCMPEIASAAPVKTTGGAASNASTRAIPTPTAKAAADGVKKGMGAPMNWMTGAARFSGQRAAATPAQNSSSSSIMTYGMDVSDYSGTVDWQAWANAGYRFAWIKATEGTYYTNPDFSSEYSDATSAGMIRGAYVFANPAYSSGTAQADYFIAHGGGWSADGKSLPGVLDAEYDPYSSNVCYGLSDSQMVAWIQAFNAEYKAREGVYPVIYTTTNWWTDCTGDSAAFSNSNAFWIADYNGSSTSGPTDGLPTGQSNWTFWQWGYQTSPEVDYDQYNGSPSSLKAFATSPPGLTPPPPAYTVGTHVKSAYQSWMGSPTGSERQVSAFGVTGYQQSFSGGVTLASSKYGTHVISGAIAAHWSVGADGWPIENAFDATGQTSAGTTATGPVQEFQQGSNRAMAFLPPGSSSPTWSSGAVWQYFQSNGGVSKMGWPVSAATSATAWGWTGSMQSFGPMDEVVSSPGGTELVRGGNAHSWTPAKYGWPIGVEVAATGDKMSGTTQQFIQGTSKVPAEAFYTAKYGTVWSNGYILRGFLLHGGVAGLGWPQKPMSMANTQGMVGYWQPFTGANSNVTNVALVYDKSGTFITDNAISAVWNPAIEGWPTNNARSVARPAPGMIEQFVRKSGYDYLFWNKSTGKTTLYAGIAPK; via the coding sequence ATGCTTTCCAAAACCGTGGGTGTGTGCGCTGTCGCCGCTGCCCTCGTTTGTATGCCGGAAATCGCGTCCGCCGCGCCAGTCAAGACGACGGGCGGCGCGGCATCGAACGCGAGCACGCGGGCCATTCCGACACCGACCGCAAAGGCCGCAGCCGACGGTGTGAAAAAGGGTATGGGCGCGCCGATGAACTGGATGACCGGCGCGGCGCGATTCAGTGGGCAACGTGCGGCTGCGACACCAGCGCAAAATTCCTCATCGTCCTCGATCATGACCTACGGCATGGACGTGTCGGACTACAGCGGCACGGTCGACTGGCAGGCCTGGGCGAACGCCGGCTACCGGTTCGCCTGGATCAAGGCCACCGAGGGCACGTATTACACCAACCCAGATTTCTCCTCGGAATACTCCGACGCGACATCTGCAGGCATGATCCGCGGCGCCTATGTTTTCGCCAATCCGGCATACTCCAGTGGCACAGCCCAAGCCGACTACTTCATTGCGCACGGCGGTGGCTGGAGCGCGGACGGCAAATCCCTCCCTGGAGTATTGGATGCGGAATACGACCCGTATTCGTCGAACGTCTGTTACGGCCTGTCGGATTCGCAGATGGTGGCCTGGATCCAGGCTTTCAATGCCGAGTACAAAGCACGCGAGGGCGTGTACCCGGTCATCTATACGACGACGAACTGGTGGACCGACTGCACCGGTGACAGTGCGGCCTTCAGCAACAGCAACGCATTCTGGATTGCTGACTACAACGGGTCCTCCACATCGGGACCGACCGACGGTCTACCCACCGGTCAGAGCAACTGGACGTTCTGGCAGTGGGGTTACCAGACCTCGCCCGAGGTCGACTACGACCAGTACAACGGCTCTCCGTCGTCGCTGAAGGCGTTCGCCACGAGCCCGCCGGGCCTGACGCCCCCGCCTCCGGCATACACGGTGGGAACGCACGTGAAATCGGCATACCAGTCGTGGATGGGATCACCGACGGGGTCCGAACGACAGGTGAGCGCCTTCGGTGTGACCGGATATCAGCAGTCCTTCTCAGGTGGCGTGACGCTGGCGTCGAGCAAGTACGGCACGCACGTCATCTCCGGCGCGATCGCCGCGCACTGGTCGGTGGGCGCCGACGGATGGCCGATCGAGAACGCGTTCGACGCCACCGGCCAGACATCGGCCGGCACGACGGCCACCGGACCTGTGCAGGAGTTTCAGCAGGGGTCGAACCGGGCGATGGCATTCCTTCCACCGGGGTCGTCATCGCCGACGTGGAGTTCGGGAGCTGTCTGGCAGTACTTCCAGAGCAACGGCGGTGTCTCGAAGATGGGGTGGCCCGTGAGCGCTGCCACGTCGGCCACCGCGTGGGGTTGGACGGGCTCGATGCAGTCGTTCGGACCGATGGACGAGGTCGTGAGCTCGCCGGGCGGCACCGAGCTGGTGCGAGGTGGGAACGCGCATTCGTGGACGCCGGCGAAGTACGGCTGGCCGATCGGCGTCGAGGTGGCTGCAACCGGCGACAAGATGTCCGGTACGACGCAGCAGTTCATCCAGGGCACCTCGAAGGTGCCGGCCGAGGCGTTCTACACCGCGAAGTACGGCACAGTGTGGAGCAACGGCTACATACTGCGTGGCTTCCTGCTGCACGGCGGGGTCGCCGGCCTCGGCTGGCCTCAGAAGCCGATGTCGATGGCGAACACCCAGGGGATGGTGGGCTACTGGCAGCCATTCACCGGCGCCAACTCCAATGTCACGAATGTCGCTCTCGTCTATGACAAGTCGGGAACGTTCATCACCGACAATGCGATCAGCGCGGTGTGGAACCCGGCCATCGAGGGCTGGCCGACGAACAATGCCCGCTCGGTTGCCCGTCCGGCCCCGGGCATGATCGAGCAGTTCGTGCGCAAGTCCGGATACGACTACCTCTTCTGGAACAAGTCGACCGGAAAGACAACGCTGTACGCGGGCATCGCTCCGAAGTAG
- a CDS encoding thioesterase family protein produces MTPIDPDDDSFYYRRTGAGVYQPTIHVQGAWNDHEQHMAPISGLITHELARHDHRDDMQIGRLSFEILGLIPLQESTIEVQTIRPGRTIELLEATLIIGGRAIIRARAWRLSVQDMRSFAAVELPTMADPADCAPIDGTREWPGGYIASLDITAAPGGRSGRRSVWIRSNCRLIDDGSADPLASYVMLIDTANGIATRVRPTELMFPNVDLTVHLLRQPDPALVGLATEVSFGPDGLGLTSSTLNDVHGPVGRAEQCLTVRPFPTR; encoded by the coding sequence GTGACACCGATCGATCCCGATGACGACTCGTTCTACTACCGCCGCACCGGTGCCGGCGTGTACCAGCCGACGATTCACGTGCAAGGCGCCTGGAACGACCACGAGCAGCACATGGCGCCGATCAGTGGGCTGATCACCCACGAACTCGCACGGCACGACCATCGGGACGACATGCAGATCGGGCGGCTCAGTTTCGAGATTCTGGGCCTGATTCCGTTGCAGGAGAGCACGATCGAGGTGCAGACGATCCGGCCCGGGCGCACCATCGAGTTGCTCGAGGCCACGCTGATCATCGGCGGCCGCGCGATCATCCGGGCGCGCGCCTGGCGGCTGTCCGTGCAGGACATGAGGTCGTTCGCCGCGGTCGAGTTGCCCACCATGGCCGATCCGGCCGACTGCGCGCCAATCGATGGCACCCGCGAGTGGCCGGGTGGCTACATCGCATCGCTCGACATCACCGCTGCCCCTGGCGGCCGCAGCGGCCGCAGGTCGGTGTGGATCCGCAGCAACTGCAGGCTCATCGACGACGGCAGTGCGGACCCGCTTGCGTCATACGTCATGCTCATCGACACGGCCAACGGCATCGCCACCCGGGTGCGGCCGACCGAATTGATGTTTCCCAACGTCGATCTGACCGTGCACCTGCTGCGACAGCCGGACCCTGCACTCGTCGGATTGGCGACCGAGGTGAGCTTCGGTCCGGACGGCCTCGGCCTGACTTCCAGCACCCTGAATGATGTGCACGGACCGGTCGGCCGAGCGGAACAGTGCCTCACCGTGCGGCCCTTCCCCACCCGGTGA
- a CDS encoding DUF4235 domain-containing protein — MGSVAWKVLAAASSIAAGKAATTVTAKGWKAATGGKPPVNKHDPNHSATQIAVFAVVSTAMAAGFKAFAERKAADYYTRSTGTPPPAVAKQQQKAATKAALKA, encoded by the coding sequence ATGGGTTCTGTGGCCTGGAAGGTGCTCGCCGCGGCGAGCAGTATCGCTGCGGGGAAGGCCGCTACCACGGTGACCGCGAAGGGCTGGAAGGCCGCAACGGGCGGTAAGCCTCCGGTCAACAAGCACGACCCCAACCACAGCGCCACGCAGATCGCGGTCTTCGCGGTCGTGTCGACGGCGATGGCCGCGGGATTCAAGGCATTCGCCGAGCGCAAGGCCGCTGACTACTACACCCGCTCGACCGGAACGCCGCCGCCGGCAGTGGCCAAGCAGCAGCAGAAGGCCGCCACCAAGGCCGCACTCAAGGCGTGA